The genomic stretch CCCAAACTATTCAACAAGAAGCCGATACTCATGAGGCCGATATCCTGGGAAAGTCGACCACCTCTATAGATACCACAGCTCTGAATGGGACACTGAAAAAGCGCGTGAAATCTACAAAAGGACAGGTGTAAAGCCACCTGATTTTATTGAGCCACCTGAATATTCATACGTAGCAAACGCAATCCTCTCCGCTTACAACACAATTGCTCGATCAAGGCGCTATGAGCAAAGCACACCGCTTGCGCTAAGTCTTGCTGATATTGAATCTTACTGCGATATGTATGATATTCCGATTGATGTGCATATCTTTGTGAAAGCAATTCTAGCAATTGATGATGCATTTTTGGATGAGGTTTATAAGAAGGCGCCGTGAAGCGGTTTTTGATATTCGAATAGGGTTTAGTGAAAAAATTATAAATACCTTTAAACCCTTTAACGGTATCTTAAAGGGTTTAAAGGTATTCAGCTTACTGGATTTTTAAACCTATAGGATAGTTTTAACTTATTGATAATTAAAACATTGACCGAGATTTTTCACTATTCTCAGGAGCTGTAACCTTTTTAAAATCAGTTAGATAGGATTTAGATTAGTTCTTGTTTATGAACAATTATAGGTTGACTAATATCGCTTGTGTGATATTTTAATAAACATTAACCCATATTAATGTTAGTTTGCATTAATAGAGCGACTAGGAGTAGAGAATATGAATTACAACTTACTGGCTTCATGCTTAGCTGATGGCTACGGTATTGGGTAGTTTACAAATTAGATAAAATCAAGCATCCTGTACGGGTGCTTTTTTTGTGTCTAAGTTATGGAAATTGATAATATTATATTGTTAAGAACTTTGATTTTGGTAATTCCATTTTTGATTTTATTTGGTTTTTTCTATTCAAGAGTTCGAGATACTTTTTTTCTAAAACCGAGAACTGATATTCAAATAAATATTATTATGATCTGCCTAGCTATAGTTTTTATAGAAACAGTTTATTGGAATATTGAATTAAAGAATTACGAGTTTTTTGGATACGACCTAAATAGTTCGAGCGCGAGCGATGGCTCTAATATAATATTGATTTCATTGGGTATATTGGCTGCTGTTTTTGGTTGGTTATTTACATATAGGGGGCAAGTGCTGACAGCAACAAGAAGTCACTCCATTCAAACCTTGATGGCTTCAAGGTTATCTAATGAATACATGGAGCAGGTGAGGTTCGCGACAGAAGTATATAATAATTATAAAAATAATAATTTAAATCAAATTAGTCACGCTGAATTCAATGAACTAACGGGTGAAAAGATTGCGGCGATTCTTTACTTGTTAAATTATCTGGAGTTTATTTCTGTTGGCATACGTTTTGGCGACTTAGATGAAAAACTTATGAAGAATACGATGAAGTCAATAATAGGTGCAAATTACACTTTCTTTGAGCAAATTATTAAAGAGAAGCAGGCCAAGTCCCCGTCACTATATGAACACCTTACAGCCCTAAACAATAGGTGGAATGCCAAGTAATTTTTATTGGTAGTCAAAGCGCCTTAATGTGCAATGTAAATAAGATGAACCACCTCAGGGTGGTTTTTTTATATCCAATAAATCATAATGTTGTCACTTAAGAAATATTGTGATGACATGAAAAAAATACTTTTGATGGCTTTGGTGGTTGGGTTGGTTGGGTGTGGTAAGTCTCAAAAAGAGAAAGAGATGGAAGAAATGGAAGCACAGGTAACACAGTCGATGACAAAAGAAATTCGTGAAGGAAAAACATGGGACTACTACTCAACAACCAATAGTAGCGGATTGACTATTCAAACTTGGGCTTTAATTGACGAGGGCGCTGTATATAAATCTCCATACGCAAGATTGATTGTGCAAAAACTATCTAGCGGCATAGATAAGGTATCAATAATAGCTGAGCACACTGAATTTGGGTGTAAGCAGGAGTACTGCTCTTTTGTGGCAAAATTTGATGATACAGAACAAACATATACTTTTGATGCGTCAACATCATCGCCAAACAGGCAGGTTATTTTAAAGTTGTTGGATTCTGAGGTCCCGCAATTTATCGATATGTTGAAAAAGTCCAAAAAATTAACTGTTAGTGGCGGATTCTTTATGGTGGAGATGCCTAGCGCAACCTTTAATACAGACGGCTTAAGCAAACTAAAAGTATCCCCGTAGTGCTAATAAATAACTAGCCAGACCCACTTCGGTGGGTTTTTTATTACTTAATTTTCAGCCCACTTCCTGTGGGCTTTTTTACGTCTACAGGAAACTAGAATGACTCAAGAATCAAGACTCGTCATCGTTATTGACTCAAAGAATGCTGAAAAAAATACAGTAGCTTTGCGTGAAGAATTAACAAAAATTTTCAATGAGGGCAATAAGGCTAGCGGCTCCACCGAGCATTTTGGGGCTTCCGCCAAGTCTGCCGGCAACTCAGCTCAAGGTATGGCTGCAAGTGTTGGCACATCAACAAGGGCGCTTGATGAGCAGGCAAAAAAAGCTAGTGAAAACACCAATGCTATTAAGGAGATGGCTAAAGTTGTTGCGGGGTTTATTGCAATAGATAAGGGTATTGCGATGGCTGACGGCTACACGCAAATGGCTGCACGTATTCGTATCGCAACATCGAGTACAGAAGAATACAATCTCGTACAAAAGCGACTATTTGAGACCGCTAACACAACATATCGATCGCTAGCAGAGGCGCAAGAGGTTTATCTAGGTATTGAGTCATCAATTAAGCTCATGGGGAAGACCACAATACAAGCACTAGATGTAACTGATGCAATGTCATTCGCATTTACGGCAAACGCCACCGCAGCCGACAAGGCTCAAAGCGCCCTAAATGCTTACAGCAAATCACTTGATCAAGGTAAAGTTGGTAATGATCAATGGATTAGCATTATGCAGGCAATTCCAGGCATTGCATCCGATATCTCTAAGTACCTAAAAGAAAGTGGACAAGATGCCTTAGCAACTGAGCAGAAAGTTAGGGAGATGGGTATATCAGGCAAAGTAAGCGTGGGCTTGATGACTGATGCACTGGAGGCAAATAAAGGAAAATACAAAGACCTTGCTGATAGCATGGACAATAGTTTTAAGGATGGCCTAACAACTCTAACCAATAGTGTTACTAAGTTTCTTGGCGAACTAAATATGGCAACCAAAGGGACGAACACTCTTGCAGCAGGCCTTGGTATTCTTGGTGAGAATGTAGATAAGATTGCTATTTTAGGTGGTATCGCTGCATCTATTTATGCGGGGCGACTGGCTCAGGCATTTGTAATCTCAGCGCAAAAAGCAGCATGGAATACTGTTGCAATGGTGACACAAGCTGGCGCAATGACCACAGCAGCTACCGCAGCAAAAAACCTGTATTGGGCTCTTGGTGGGCCGGTTGGGGTGATTGTTGGTGTTGCAGGCACAGTTGCTTCGATGTATATGCTTAGAGACTCAGCAAAAGAAACAACCCCTGTTCTTGATAAGCAAAACAAGTCAGTTAAAGATCTCACTGAAGAATATGTGAAGTTGGACGAAGCGGCTCAACGGCAAGCTACCCGCGATCAAATTAATGAGATAGATGGATTAACGAAAACATACGACAAACAAGTCATTGCAATGACGGGGCTTGGTCGTGTTGTTATGAACAACACAGATTTAACGTTAAAAGATAGAGAAGCAGCCAAGTCTCTTTATGAGCAATACATAAAGGGGGAAATAAGTGCAGAGCAGTTTGCAACAAGCCTAAATAACCTAAGTTCGGTTAATAAGGAGCTAAAAGAGCGCATTGATAAACAGGCATCAGCAACTATTGACTCCAACACAGCCATGCAGCTTGCAATCAACATTCGAGATGCTTTTCTTGGAAAATCAAAAGAAACTGTAACAGCCCACGATAATGAATCTGAGGCAATTAAGCGCAAGAAGGCTGCACTTGATGCATTAAATGGTGTTAGCGAGGAACAGAATGCTAAAAATGAACTATGGATGCGCAATGTCAAGGCAGCAGGAGGCAATAAGTATGCTACCGAATGGGCGAACTTTATCGAGTCATGGAAAGACAAAAACAAACTTCCGCTTGACAAGGCTTTGGATGAAGGTCAGCTTAAAATTGCACAAAAAGAATTCTTAGTTGCTCAAGATCGCGCAAAACTACAGGATAAAATCACTCAAGCAGCCCAAGCCACAACCAAAGAACTCAAAGAGCAAGCCAAAATATCCAAAGGCCTCGGCAACGGCATGGTTAGCAACTCCCACTTAAAGGGCTTACCGATTAAAAGCGGTGAGTCAACATCTGGTGGTAAAGTCCGTGGTTACACGGCGGAATTTGCTCAGATTCTTGGCAAGGAGTTAAAAAGCTCAATAGGTGCCTTCACTGGCTTTAATGATAAATACCACCAAGGTAAAGGTGGTAAGCACCCCCAAGGTCAGGCGTTCGATCTGCGCCTAAATAATGGCGCAAATAGCGCCAATGTTGATGCACAAATCAAAGCTTTAGCTGATAAATATGGCTATGTAGTGAAGACCTTGGATGAGTATAAAAACCCATCCAAAAATGCAACTGGCGGGCACATGCATGTCAGCGTAACTGGTCGCAAAGGCGGCAGTAGCTCCGCCTCTGATTATCTCAAACAGCAAAAGGCCGACATCAAAGACCAAAAAGACGCAGAGCGCGAAGCCGAACAAGCTGCTAAAAACCGTGTTCAGCTTGAAATGAATGTTGCTGATCAGGTCACTAAAATCAAAATGAAACTCGCTGAAGACTTAAAAGAAGTCGACAAAGCTGGATTTAGTGATGATCAAGCCAAGGCGCTTAGGGCTAAGTACCAAGCTCAAGCCGACAGTGAAATTGAGCTTGCAAAGTTTGCTCTAAAAACCAAAATTGACGACTTCTCTGACTTTCAGAAAACAGAAATGCAAATGCTTGAAAAAAGCTATGCACAGAAGAAA from Acinetobacter pullicarnis encodes the following:
- a CDS encoding tape measure protein; this translates as MTQESRLVIVIDSKNAEKNTVALREELTKIFNEGNKASGSTEHFGASAKSAGNSAQGMAASVGTSTRALDEQAKKASENTNAIKEMAKVVAGFIAIDKGIAMADGYTQMAARIRIATSSTEEYNLVQKRLFETANTTYRSLAEAQEVYLGIESSIKLMGKTTIQALDVTDAMSFAFTANATAADKAQSALNAYSKSLDQGKVGNDQWISIMQAIPGIASDISKYLKESGQDALATEQKVREMGISGKVSVGLMTDALEANKGKYKDLADSMDNSFKDGLTTLTNSVTKFLGELNMATKGTNTLAAGLGILGENVDKIAILGGIAASIYAGRLAQAFVISAQKAAWNTVAMVTQAGAMTTAATAAKNLYWALGGPVGVIVGVAGTVASMYMLRDSAKETTPVLDKQNKSVKDLTEEYVKLDEAAQRQATRDQINEIDGLTKTYDKQVIAMTGLGRVVMNNTDLTLKDREAAKSLYEQYIKGEISAEQFATSLNNLSSVNKELKERIDKQASATIDSNTAMQLAINIRDAFLGKSKETVTAHDNESEAIKRKKAALDALNGVSEEQNAKNELWMRNVKAAGGNKYATEWANFIESWKDKNKLPLDKALDEGQLKIAQKEFLVAQDRAKLQDKITQAAQATTKELKEQAKISKGLGNGMVSNSHLKGLPIKSGESTSGGKVRGYTAEFAQILGKELKSSIGAFTGFNDKYHQGKGGKHPQGQAFDLRLNNGANSANVDAQIKALADKYGYVVKTLDEYKNPSKNATGGHMHVSVTGRKGGSSSASDYLKQQKADIKDQKDAEREAEQAAKNRVQLEMNVADQVTKIKMKLAEDLKEVDKAGFSDDQAKALRAKYQAQADSEIELAKFALKTKIDDFSDFQKTEMQMLEKSYAQKKVYAMQDLELNANERKEAVALLETQLQIEKGYLELAKEQRLFQMRQQFLTESQAMQERYRLEELELGKINDVQERNFKRQMNRLEKEVEARKQLQSTAIAWANIESQMGGSTGRAQVEQDRFSRTDASQQVFDAQMNGVNMGEQDAMDRIQEQRSQDLITQQQFEDQKTAIIQTAMETRQAIYDGFSNRQIEIENAYQLDSINLQMTQAQQLTGSFAGMFKGILGESSSAYRAMYATQQAFALAQAGMNMWSSASKAYNDSLSPTVWGRMADAGKAMLDQGTFIAMIQAATPRGFATGGYVRGPGTSTSDSIPTFLSDKEFVVKASSVQSIGVDNLNAMNQTGQLPQVQRERRQAQAIGAATLVQPKITIINQTSQPVQAESEWDGNELKVILTEMQKQNEAMVDQKIEKRFRMSGRQGW
- a CDS encoding DUF4760 domain-containing protein; its protein translation is MEIDNIILLRTLILVIPFLILFGFFYSRVRDTFFLKPRTDIQINIIMICLAIVFIETVYWNIELKNYEFFGYDLNSSSASDGSNIILISLGILAAVFGWLFTYRGQVLTATRSHSIQTLMASRLSNEYMEQVRFATEVYNNYKNNNLNQISHAEFNELTGEKIAAILYLLNYLEFISVGIRFGDLDEKLMKNTMKSIIGANYTFFEQIIKEKQAKSPSLYEHLTALNNRWNAK